A region of the Pungitius pungitius chromosome 8, fPunPun2.1, whole genome shotgun sequence genome:
aaataccatacatgagccaatttccttcaaaatcattcaaaaggtgtttattgtaaattgctccctacgcacatagtttaatatttcttccggcaaaatgcaatttttagagcctaaggtctcaagaTCACACTGTGCGTTTTTGAAAAGAATTGgctttaatccctgggaggagttcggtcataatacaactgtaagaaatcatgaaaaaagggcaaaaaaaggcaaaaaaggcagattttcaaccattattGCAGCGCTCCCTATTCAAAAATTATGAGAAAAATTAGGGTGCGTTCAGGCCAAGtaatttggaagttaaaaatctgccagattaagccacgcCCCTTGtaaagttaattagcccatatctcatcaaaacaatgagttatcagcactattcaagggcacattgaatcaataatgatccaccgaaggtttcgtgacaaCCACACTCAGCAATTAggagaacgtttttttttcacaaaattcaaaatggcagaaaatctagttaggcgcatttgcataccatgattgacttttttgtataGCATGTCccagagcacctgtgtgccaagatttaagttgatcggacatcggtcGTCCTACCAAAGTACAGGCATGATCTCAACGTACGGCATGCTGTAAAACCCTGTCGTGGAGAGATAAAAGGCgttatagagacatttctttatacccaaacgtgtgacccaaaaattatcagattttttaacagtccagatacccatgccaaatttaacaactttttgaatatgataaaggccccaaaaaggcccgcggtttgtgagaatgataataataataataataataataattccaaaTACAATAGactcctctacgactagtcgtagcgaggaccctaataatttGAAGCCAGTTTGTGGGGTTGATGACAGAACAAATGTACAATTTAGATGAACTTTATTGTCCCCAATGAACAGGCCCTTCTCACCACGGATACGGACTATCACCGTTGTCTTTAATACAGCATTGCTCATTCTGCAACATGAAACAGCCTCAAATGCAAGAACACACGTACCTGTGTTATTGTAACATGCCATTGggatttcttttatatttttaacagctgtgaaaagaaaatgtccaaTTCCTAATGCTGCCAACTCAAACAAACTGactatttcaaaatgatttaattttgGCCAGTAATCGATGACTATGCTTCTGTTTTATATAACTAGTGTGACTAACAGAAAAGGCTAACCATAGCTTTCACACAAATGATTAATGAAGGTATAATACAGGCGTGGTGTGCAAGTATAGATTATCAGTAGGGTTAAAAAGATTCAAAGAGTCCTACGGTGCTAGAGAAGTTACTTTACGTCACACTACACTCATGCTGTTGAGTTGGCAATTCACTGAAATAACGCGAGACATGATGAAGAAGACGCAGATATAAACTAACAGGACTCCCGGGCAATGTAAGGTATAATGTCCAGGCATAGGTGACAATGGCTGCGTCCCACGGGGGATGGAGAGACGTGGGTGAGTAAAGAAGAGAGGCCGCATTTTGTCACTTCTCGCGAGATATACTCCGTTGCTTAGCGACGGGACTCAAATCAACCCTGTTAGCGTCTAGCGGCTTTCACCGGTCGCGCGTGCTTCTTTCCGCCTTTTCAAAACCACACAACAGCTCGTGCAGGCGTGCAGTGAGTGGAGGTCAATCCTTTTAAAAGGCTGTTGGCGGctgactttttaaaacaaactttttaaACTCGGCTGAGAAATGGCCACCGTCGCCGCACAGCCTCATTTCATCTTCGGCCTGCGGACAGGTGTGCGCAACAACTTGTGTTTCTGCGATGAGCAAACGGTCGTTTTCCCCAGCGGAAACAGCTGCGTGTGCTACGACACCGTCCAGAGAAGTCAGAGGTTCATTCCAGGTCGGTTCAAGGACTCTTACGGGACAGTGGTGCTTTAGAAAGCTCTGTTGAGAAACAGAGTGTGTATTATTCCAAATTAGTCTGTTTAGGATTGTCATCTTACTCTACAGGCTCGGAGGACAGCCTGCGCATGCGCGCTCTGGCCATCAGCGCCAACCGGCGATACCTGGCCGTGTCCGAAGAGTGTGGTCAGAGGGCGACCATCACCGTGTTCGACCTGAAGCACGAGCAGGGTCGGAAGAGGAAAGTCCTGACCGCGGGAGACACGCACGCGCAGCGGTTCCTGTGCATGGCCTTCTCACCCGACTCCAAGTACCTGATCGGCCAAACGGGGGGCCCGGAGGGGACGCTGGTCTTCTGGCTTTGGGAAAAGCAGAAAGTCCTGGCAACAGCGAAGACCGGCTCCTCGAGCACTCACGTCACCCAGGTGAGGGACCGGCGCAGCACTCGCGCTGGTGCGCGTGGCGTGCGCGCATACTCTGAGCTCGTGGTTTGTGTTTCACGTGACGTCAGGTGAGCTTCAGCCCTTACAACAACACGCAGATGTGCGTCAGCGGCAGCGGGGCGTTGAAGCTGCTGCGCTACTCGGACGGAGCCCTGAAGCAGAGCGCCGCCCCGAAGGTGGAGTCCGTCAACTTCCTGTGCCACGCCTGGGTGACGGAGGAGCGGGTGATCGCCGGGACGGACGCGGGCAGGCTGCTGGTGTTCGAGTCGGGGGACATCCGAAGAGAGATCGCCGTGGCTCCTCTGGAGCAGCGCGACAGGTCAGAAGGAGCTCTGAAGTGGACTGAGCTAGAGATGGGTCTACAAGTTGCAACTTAACTGTgtccaaaaataataataatagagtaTTGAGCATCTTGGTGCTGTCATTCTCTTCTATTAAACCACTTTGCTCAactctctctcctcactgccTATTTTAAATAGCACTTTCACCATCTCCATCTCTAAATATTGACATTTGGATGGTTCGGTCAATATTCCAACTGATATCCAATTTTAGCAGTGTGACATCAGGGCGGTTGTGTACTGATTGCCGCAGGCCAAGACAAAGACCTGGAACTGAAACTATACATTTCAAAGCATCATAATACTGACCAATACCAGATTGGATTTTGTAAACATTAGTTGTACTCTACAGTATCAATCTTTTAACAGTATTTTTTTACTGATCATGGGTGTAATGGTAGACTACCTGCTGGTGTCCTTGGTTCTTTCACTCAAGCCAACTTCTGGTGCCTCCTCGTGAACTGATCTGCTTGTTTTTGCTGAATATCCTCCTTTCCCCCCCACAATTCACTGCACAGGCAAGTGGAGATGAAGAAGATCAAAGACTTTAAAGTGGGTGAAGGTCCCCGCATCACAGCCATTCTGCCCCACTCCAGGGGCTTTGCATGCTCTTTGGGTCTCGGCATCGTCTGTCTTTTTGAAAGGAATAAAGATGGTTACAGAAGAAGCAGGGAGATCCGGGTGAGTGTTCATGCAGGTCGCCCGGTGACTTTGAGACTCTGTTTCAAGCTCCTCACACGCCTATCGGTATGGGTCAGATCCCAGCAGACCCACACAGCAACGAGTTGAGCCCGGCGCCGTGCCAGGAGGTCCACACCATGTGCATGAGTCCAGCAGAGCGCACTCTGGCCATCAGCACGGACAGAGGACAGCTGTACAGCTGCAGCCTCTCGCCCGCCGAGGTCAACAGGGTAACGTGCCCTCCGCCTGCACCGCCGCTGACACCGCAGCACCAgcctcctcattcatttcaATAAGAGCACTGCGTTATGCATGTGTTTTGATATTCCCGTATTAACAGTTATTTTTGCACTGCAACGTTGTCGAGGCTGATTGAGTGTGAATAGAGAAATACACATGTTTCATCTTCCCCttgactttgttttctttgtaactCTACTCGTCAGGAGGAACATTTTGAGTTCCTGTCGCAGTCCTTCCACTCTAAGTCCATCACGGGTGTGTCGGTGTGCATCAGAAAGCCCCTGGTGGCCACCAGTTCTCTGGACCACTCCGTGCGCATCTGGAACTATGAAACCAAGTAAGAGACGAATTCACACGCAGGCCCTCTGCCATGTCGATTATGAGCTGCCATGGGTTTACTTCATTTCTCCACAATCTTATTGGCATCTTTTATCTTAAGAGTtaaagtaccagtcaaaagtttggacacactttctcattgaatatGAACAGGTCCAGatttttacttgtattgtccagatgagattaaaaaaaagcgaTGGTTTTGGCCAAAGCGACCTATCGAACCACGTCTCCAGTGTGACGCTCTAGTTAAGCCAGCTGAGCTCAGGGCATGTTGTCCCTAGGTTGCTGGAGCTGTACAAGGAGTTCCAGGAGGAGGCCCACAGCGTGGCTCTGCATCCCACTGGCCTCTTCATCCTGGTGGGCTTTTCAGACAAACTCAGGCTGATGAACCTGCTCATTGACGACATTCGCACCATCAAGGAGTTCAGTGTGCGCGGCTGCAGAGAGGTGGGTTCCACGCGACGCTCTGTTCAACTccttgtcactttgtttcactttgtcactttctcccccccgcccctcagtGTGCCTTCAGCCACGGCGGCCACATGTTTGCAGCCGTCAATGGAAACGTCATCCACACCTACTCCGTCACCTCTTTTGAGAACGTCCTCAGTCTGAAGGGCCACAATGGGAAGGTGAGCacctttattctgaaaataGATATCCATCAATGTGCTtacaaagaaatagaaataccAGGACAAAAACAACTGAACAAATAGACAGTAgtgttatttatacatttaaaataagtgcatataatatttgatataaatatatgggctgtaaatatatttcaaaaaattaacaaattattctctactttattattatattaaaagtttttcttctaaagactacaTTTCATAAATGAACGAGTAATCACTTtaaaaaacgtgtattttagacactgttaaaacacaaacgacacttgtgtgatcatcttggagatggaacatgttgaaccagcgactcttcctgctgtcctcgtgcactttgctctcaactcgccatcatttgacggctgtgtttgaagtgccaacaatgtccccacatttagccagtTCTCCGCCTCTCCAACTGCCTCTGTGTTCCTTTGCAGGTGCGAGGCATCGAATGGAGCCAGGACGACAGCCGGCTGGTGTCCTGCGGCGTGGACGGCGCCGTGTACGAGTGGAACACACAGACGGGCAAGCGCGAGTCCGAGAGCGTCCTCAAGTCCTGCAGCTACACAGACGTCGCCTTTTCCTCAGACTGCAAGAGCGTCCTGGCCGTGGGATCGGACCTCACACTGAAGGAGATCCAGGAATGTCAGGTGAGCCGGAGCAGCACTTTGAGCCTTAAGGAACAATATGAGACATAAGGCCAAATATAGATAGACTACCGTATGAGTCACACCTTTCACAATACACAACGTTGACTTGATTCATTGTTAATGCAAGCATGTTGATGGTTTTACCTCCTAAACAAAAAGTAAGAGCGAGGGTTTGCTTGTTGCTCACAGCTATAGAGAGTACCGTATGAAATCTTCTTGTTTAGAGAGTCACAACCCAGCAAGTCTTGGGAACCTCTGGTTCTGGATCTCTAGCGGCTCAAAAAGGTCTCAGACCTATCAATTTTTTGTACTGTTTTATATCTGTTGCCAACAATGCTGCATCATCATTGCTATAAAGCAGGAAGGAACAAGGAGTTTATTAGTTCAGATAAAGGCcactgccttcttcttcttcttcttcttcacatttCACTGCTCTTAATATCAAAGATTTACTCTGCTCTCACTCAAGGGATAATGAAGCCATTATTGTTTGCCCTACCAAATTTCATGTATTTCATGGGCCCCACAGGTCCTGAGGGAGGTTCCGGCCGATGAAGTAGGTCACACCGCTGTGACAGTGTCTCACTCTGGCAGGGTTGTCTTCACCGGGACGTCCAGTGGGACCATCCGAGCCGTTAAATACCCGCTACCTATCCAGAAGGAATGGATCGTGTACCAGGCTCACTGCGGGCCCGTCACTAAGGTTGGTCCACATGTTGCACACACTACACTTGCACTCAATGAGGGTTTCAATGAAGTGATGTAAAGAGAAGAGTCAATTCTCTCATCCACATTAGTTAAAAACCCAATTCACATTTTTACTTAAACACTGGAATATTTTGAGCAGGAGAAACAAACCTTTGTGTCAACTTACTGACTGATGACCTCGTGTCTCCTCAGATGGTCATCACGTCTGACGACCAGTTCCTGCTCTCGGTGTCAGAGGACGGCTGCCTGTTGATGTGGAAGCTCATCGACAAGGAGGGCCGAGGCCTGAAGAGCAACAGGCAGATTATCCACACTGAAGAGATCCTTGTCACCAAGTCAGACCTGgaagagaaggtgtgtgtgtgtgtgtgcgtgctgagtAGGTTAACATGAGATAAAACGCCGTGCTGGGGTGAGGTACTTAGCAGTAGATGTATGCTGTATTGTGCTGATGGAAATGTTTGAATACAAGTTTGTCTGTTGACCTTATTGACACGTATGGGGACATGTCCACACAGAGTAAAGGCCTTTGTTGCCTGTGTTGCAGACCCAGAACATGCTGGAGCTAAAGATGcgtctggaggagctgcagatggAGAACGAGTACCAGCTGCGCCTGAAGGACATGAACTACaatgaggagatgaaggagctTTCTGACAAGTTTACCCAGCAAATAGAATCTCTGAAGACAGTGCAACAGGTCTGGGAGAGAGTGACGCGCCAAATACATACCAGTGACGCGTGACACGTGACATGCTTCTGTCATGCTTCCTCAAGGAAGCCATCGAGATAAAGCTTACTTCCCTCTATTCTCTCAGTTTTAACAACTTAAAACTGGAGTAGGCAGTTTATTTTGGACAATCCTTTTTGCTGATGGTGCAGGATAGGCAGGATTTccgcaaaaagcaaaaaaagaaatccttcaGAACTTAAAAATACAACCCGTATCCCGGATCAGTCCTGTTCCGTCCTAAGCTTCTCCCATTAGGCAAGTGTCACACGGGTCATAGAGAATCCTGTACGAGTACCactcattcatttcaaacacCATCCCAATCTTCATTGTGATCCCGATAACCTTACTTCCTGTCCTGATTCCTTTGCAAACATCGTGTGTTTTACGGATGGGCAGAAAATGAGCTTTCTGCTAGCTGTGTGCTCATGCTGCAAAAGCGACCTTAACTTCAGATTCCGCAGTTTAATCACGCTTTCATCATCTTGTGGGACGTGCACAGGCATCTGCACGGCAATAGCTCTGAAGTgacctgtgattggctgaagaCACATAAAGCCTGAAAACAGAGCTGAGGGCTGATAAAGATTTCAGTAGTATACAAAAAGTACATTACAGATTAATATACTTTAGTTTTCTctcaacacacactcaaaggcCATGGAATGGAATTCCTCATTGTCCTTTCACCACATTCTCTGTATCTATAGGCCATGAAGGCCGAGATGGAAAAGCATGCCCGAGAGCACCAGGAGGCCTCCTCAAAGGCTGCTGTGAAACACGCAGAGGAGCTGAAGGATTTGGGTAAGAAGTGGAGCGGATCAGCGTCAGCAACACGCCGGGGGCCGTGTGGAGCCTGGTGTCCACAAGGAtccccctgtctgtccctcACACAGAGTTCTCCTGCAGCCAGAAGCTGGTTGTGGAGCACGAGAGGTACCAGGATCTTCAGCGTGAGCACCAAATGATGCAGGAGGACTATGAGAAGCAGCTGAGGGCGGCAGAGGAGCGCACAAGCCAGGCCCTTGAGGAGCTGACGCAGATCTCCGAGGCCAAGCTGCAGGAGAAGACTCAGCTGCTGCTTCAGGTCGGTTCGGGAGGAGCAGCA
Encoded here:
- the cfap57 gene encoding cilia- and flagella-associated protein 57, yielding MATVAAQPHFIFGLRTGVRNNLCFCDEQTVVFPSGNSCVCYDTVQRSQRFIPGSEDSLRMRALAISANRRYLAVSEECGQRATITVFDLKHEQGRKRKVLTAGDTHAQRFLCMAFSPDSKYLIGQTGGPEGTLVFWLWEKQKVLATAKTGSSSTHVTQVSFSPYNNTQMCVSGSGALKLLRYSDGALKQSAAPKVESVNFLCHAWVTEERVIAGTDAGRLLVFESGDIRREIAVAPLEQRDRQVEMKKIKDFKVGEGPRITAILPHSRGFACSLGLGIVCLFERNKDGYRRSREIRIPADPHSNELSPAPCQEVHTMCMSPAERTLAISTDRGQLYSCSLSPAEVNREEHFEFLSQSFHSKSITGVSVCIRKPLVATSSLDHSVRIWNYETKLLELYKEFQEEAHSVALHPTGLFILVGFSDKLRLMNLLIDDIRTIKEFSVRGCRECAFSHGGHMFAAVNGNVIHTYSVTSFENVLSLKGHNGKVRGIEWSQDDSRLVSCGVDGAVYEWNTQTGKRESESVLKSCSYTDVAFSSDCKSVLAVGSDLTLKEIQECQVLREVPADEVGHTAVTVSHSGRVVFTGTSSGTIRAVKYPLPIQKEWIVYQAHCGPVTKMVITSDDQFLLSVSEDGCLLMWKLIDKEGRGLKSNRQIIHTEEILVTKSDLEEKTQNMLELKMRLEELQMENEYQLRLKDMNYNEEMKELSDKFTQQIESLKTVQQAMKAEMEKHAREHQEASSKAAVKHAEELKDLEFSCSQKLVVEHERYQDLQREHQMMQEDYEKQLRAAEERTSQALEELTQISEAKLQEKTQLLLQCQEDSQQKAREFKEILRQVEEDEARKIHDLQINFEKKLHSAKETSGNLRRDMDLVTQKCHSLQRQIDDRSSDVNKLKQERQKLLGLIRSLESDIEDLKRQISGHEQTSNDKDLTILSLKKKNQELEKFNFVLDCQLSELKEQMEPQQDDINEKEEHIHQLEEELVSVNKRNAQLRLSVSDLGLKLKTRDKEVHEERLKAKDLETHLQRLCSELQSCVGFLQEPSRLKESVKAIHARYVAPSDGGMKSCVDEDLQKMLRLQNEYQEKTINKLKTKLARSSEEHERAYEKIMKEKGTLIAEINELRKELCSARAQVRDHAAQLVALKKSRRTAP